From a region of the Poseidonibacter antarcticus genome:
- a CDS encoding DEAD/DEAH box helicase, producing MKKGIYKQTNQNIIIIEELDEYCEILLDGEYKTVLKNEIEFLSSNIKTSSLNELQENIFINCIRNPLSDILYSFNTNRLTPEPHQYKPLVKFLNSENNRVLIADEVGLGKTIEAGMIYKEIDKREELKISLIIVPSSLTYKWQEELNIRFDEYFTIYKTNQFINFIDEVENYSNSKLIHEKIIISYHTLRDERVMKKLNNSFFEVDFLIMDEAHTMRNNDTSTFDSAEIITSLSEHIIFLTATPVQNSLSDLFNILSLLDNDYFKDYDYFEKMLKPNSMIHKLISLLRNNTPLYDIKTFIRENENDKYPTFLKTIFNEILVSNNIENIQKIEFIDNLIKADHLSFIINRTKKKDVGLSTPRNASSIIVNITEEESAYYDAVIEFVKFLNPETPQGFITIMPERMASSSMIASLESFKEIKKSGKLFIKDIDDLEDYHEDIDIRKEAIKYLDNIIIKGELIGQDDSKFIKFEEILKDLKSQKIKQMIVFSFFKKTLDYLEIKLQKLGYSVGKIHGDFSIEDRFAKIKEFKNGSFDILLSSEVGSEGLDMQFCNVVINYDLPWNPMRVEQRIGRIDRIGQKFDKLHIFNLCIIGSIEDRILNKLYGKLNIFESSIGELEPILGELEKEFNISELMKLSQEEIDEKLNLKELALERKKLEISKHSKEFDKMLNEDLNYKEQENSLLKPLKVNILQEQSKQIVSKYLQNNEINFLKLKDGSIKLSSENLKQFFNILKQNMSDKRKEPLKYKEERILLQKIHRYKELKITFTSNNNDNLQTLYLYLNNPIMSIITKDKNHKTVYSFTHSSKYHSGFAIIYRVDFKQLKTKSYIKTIILDNSFSYIEELDYFDFINDCSKTDNKTDINFEDIKSKSTKYIIKNIEKQKEIEKEAQNRLIDIKISSIQNYFNKQIKKVKRLEQKVLQEDVKRMRIGEIENLKIQRDKKVQDLESKKEITSSFEILGIVGMINE from the coding sequence TTGAAAAAAGGAATATATAAACAAACCAATCAAAATATTATAATAATAGAAGAATTGGATGAATATTGTGAAATACTTCTTGATGGAGAATATAAAACAGTTTTAAAAAATGAAATTGAATTCTTATCATCTAATATCAAGACTTCATCTTTAAATGAGTTACAAGAAAATATTTTTATTAATTGCATAAGAAATCCTCTAAGTGATATACTATATTCCTTTAACACAAATAGATTAACTCCTGAACCACATCAATATAAACCTTTAGTTAAATTTCTAAATTCTGAAAATAATAGAGTGCTAATTGCAGATGAAGTAGGACTTGGTAAAACTATTGAAGCTGGTATGATTTACAAAGAAATAGATAAAAGAGAAGAATTAAAAATATCCTTGATTATTGTTCCATCTTCTCTTACATATAAATGGCAAGAAGAATTAAATATAAGATTTGATGAGTATTTTACTATTTATAAAACAAACCAATTTATAAACTTTATAGATGAAGTAGAAAATTATAGTAATTCAAAACTAATTCATGAAAAAATCATTATTTCATACCATACTCTAAGAGATGAAAGAGTTATGAAAAAATTAAATAATAGTTTTTTTGAAGTTGATTTTTTAATTATGGATGAAGCTCATACTATGAGAAATAATGATACTTCGACATTTGATAGTGCTGAAATAATAACATCATTATCAGAGCATATTATCTTTTTAACAGCTACGCCTGTTCAAAACTCATTAAGTGATTTATTTAATATTTTATCGTTATTAGATAATGATTATTTTAAAGATTATGATTATTTTGAAAAAATGTTAAAACCAAATTCAATGATACATAAACTTATTTCACTTCTTCGTAACAATACCCCATTATATGATATAAAAACATTTATACGTGAAAATGAAAATGATAAATATCCAACTTTCTTAAAAACTATTTTTAATGAAATTCTAGTCTCAAATAACATTGAAAATATTCAGAAAATAGAATTTATAGATAATCTTATTAAAGCTGATCATTTAAGTTTTATTATTAATAGAACAAAGAAAAAAGATGTAGGGTTATCAACTCCAAGAAATGCTTCTTCTATTATTGTAAATATAACAGAAGAAGAAAGTGCTTATTATGATGCAGTTATAGAGTTTGTAAAGTTTTTAAATCCAGAAACTCCTCAAGGGTTTATAACAATAATGCCTGAAAGAATGGCTAGTTCATCTATGATTGCTTCTTTAGAAAGTTTTAAAGAGATTAAAAAAAGTGGTAAATTATTTATAAAAGACATAGATGATTTAGAGGATTATCATGAAGATATTGATATTCGTAAAGAAGCTATTAAATATCTTGATAACATCATTATAAAAGGTGAATTAATTGGTCAAGATGATTCAAAATTCATAAAATTTGAAGAGATTTTAAAAGACTTAAAATCTCAAAAGATAAAACAAATGATAGTTTTTTCTTTTTTCAAAAAAACGCTAGATTATCTTGAAATTAAACTTCAAAAACTTGGTTACAGTGTAGGAAAGATACATGGTGATTTCTCAATAGAAGATAGATTTGCAAAAATAAAAGAGTTTAAAAATGGTTCCTTTGATATTTTACTTTCAAGTGAAGTTGGAAGTGAAGGTCTTGATATGCAGTTTTGTAATGTAGTTATTAATTATGATTTACCTTGGAATCCTATGCGAGTTGAACAACGTATTGGTAGAATTGATAGAATTGGTCAAAAGTTTGATAAATTACATATCTTTAATCTTTGTATCATAGGTTCAATTGAAGATAGAATTTTAAATAAATTATATGGTAAATTAAATATATTTGAAAGTTCAATAGGAGAATTAGAACCGATATTAGGAGAGTTAGAAAAAGAGTTTAATATTTCTGAGTTAATGAAATTATCTCAAGAAGAGATAGATGAAAAATTAAATCTAAAAGAACTAGCATTAGAGCGAAAAAAATTAGAGATATCTAAACACTCAAAAGAGTTTGATAAGATGTTAAATGAAGATTTAAACTATAAAGAACAAGAAAATAGTTTATTAAAGCCATTAAAAGTAAATATTCTACAAGAACAAAGCAAACAAATAGTAAGTAAATATCTTCAAAACAATGAAATAAACTTCTTAAAGTTAAAAGATGGAAGTATAAAGCTTTCATCTGAAAACCTAAAACAATTTTTTAATATTCTAAAACAAAATATGAGCGATAAAAGAAAAGAGCCTCTAAAATATAAAGAAGAGCGAATATTACTTCAAAAAATACACAGATACAAAGAATTAAAAATAACATTTACAAGTAACAACAATGATAATTTACAAACTTTATATCTATATTTAAATAACCCTATAATGTCAATCATCACAAAAGACAAAAATCATAAAACTGTTTACTCTTTCACACATAGTAGTAAATACCATTCAGGATTTGCAATTATCTATAGAGTAGATTTTAAACAATTAAAAACTAAGTCATATATTAAAACTATTATTCTTGATAATTCTTTCTCATATATAGAGGAACTTGATTACTTTGATTTTATCAATGATTGTTCTAAAACAGACAATAAAACAGATATAAACTTTGAAGATATCAAATCAAAATCTACTAAATATATTATAAAAAATATTGAAAAACAAAAAGAAATAGAAAAAGAAGCTCAAAATAGGCTTATCGATATAAAAATCAGTTCTATTCAAAACTATTTTAATAAACAAATTAAAAAAGTAAAAAGACTTGAACAAAAAGTATTACAAGAAGATGTAAAAAGAATGAGGATTGGTGAGATTGAAAATCTAAAAATACAAAGAGACAAAAAGGTTCAAGATTTAGAAAGTAAAAAAGAGATTACTAGTAGTTTTGAGATTTTAGGGATTGTGGGGATGATAAATGAGTAA